A window of Paenibacillus sp. 19GGS1-52 contains these coding sequences:
- a CDS encoding nitroreductase family protein: MSKNFFEAVKGRRSVYAISKESTISDAKIQEIVEEAVLHSPTSFNSQTSRAVVLLGEQHDKLWDITAEALRKIVPTEQFEGTAQKLASFKAGYGSVLFFEDQVGVKQLQENFALYADNFPIWSNQSSGILQFVVWTALAEEGIGASLQHYNPLIDEDVKKEWGIPAEWKLIAELPFGKPVTAPGEKEFQPIEARVKVFK; the protein is encoded by the coding sequence ATGTCTAAGAATTTTTTTGAAGCAGTAAAAGGTAGACGTTCCGTATATGCGATCAGCAAAGAATCTACAATATCCGATGCTAAGATTCAGGAAATTGTTGAAGAGGCAGTACTACATAGCCCAACTTCATTTAACTCCCAAACCTCAAGAGCGGTTGTTCTTTTGGGTGAGCAACACGATAAACTTTGGGATATTACTGCAGAAGCCCTTCGCAAAATCGTTCCAACAGAACAATTTGAAGGCACCGCTCAGAAATTGGCTTCTTTCAAAGCAGGTTACGGCTCTGTACTGTTCTTTGAAGATCAAGTAGGCGTAAAGCAGCTGCAAGAGAATTTTGCTCTCTATGCTGATAATTTCCCCATCTGGTCTAACCAATCTTCCGGTATTCTACAATTTGTAGTATGGACAGCACTTGCTGAAGAAGGAATTGGTGCTTCACTGCAGCATTATAACCCACTGATTGATGAAGATGTGAAGAAAGAGTGGGGCATTCCGGCAGAATGGAAACTGATTGCTGAATTGCCATTCGGTAAACCCGTTACTGCACCAGGTGAAAAAGAATTCCAGCCCATCGAAGCACGCGTAAAAGTGTTTAAATAA
- the mmsA gene encoding multiple monosaccharide ABC transporter ATP-binding protein codes for MADYILEMKGITKTFPGVKALSNVNLKVKEGEIHALCGENGAGKSTLMKVLSGVYPVGTYEGDILFKDQVCQFKDIKDSESLGIVIIHQELALIPYLSISENIFLGNEQAKHGVINWNETTVKTTELLQTVGLKESPSTKVSTIGVGKQQLVEIAKALSKEVKLLILDEPTAALNEDDSENLLELILALKKRGISSIIISHKLNEIEKVADSVTILRDGQTIQTLDMKQDQVTEDVIIKGMVGRDLTNRYPDRTPDIGETIFEIRDWEVYHPTQQDRKMLDKINMHIRRGEVVGIAGLMGAGRTELAMSVFGRAYGKRISGQVFMHGKEVFLTDINKAIENGLAYVTEDRKQYGLILIEDIKRNISLSNLKKLSRHGIINENEEVLVAEEYRKKLNIKTPSILQKTVNLSGGNQQKVVLSKWIYAQPDILILDEPTRGIDVGAKYEIYSIINKLAAEGKGVLVISSELPEIIGMCDRIYMMCEGRITGEVERQDATQETLMKYMTRSRG; via the coding sequence ATGGCAGACTATATTTTGGAGATGAAAGGCATTACGAAGACGTTTCCCGGTGTGAAAGCGCTCAGTAACGTGAATCTGAAGGTGAAGGAAGGCGAAATTCATGCCTTATGTGGAGAGAATGGGGCGGGCAAATCCACTTTGATGAAGGTGCTTAGCGGTGTCTACCCGGTTGGAACTTATGAGGGGGATATTTTATTTAAAGATCAGGTTTGTCAGTTTAAGGATATTAAGGATAGTGAAAGTCTCGGGATTGTCATTATTCATCAGGAGCTGGCACTGATTCCGTATTTGTCGATTTCGGAGAACATCTTCCTGGGCAATGAACAGGCTAAGCACGGGGTGATCAACTGGAATGAAACGACGGTGAAGACCACAGAGTTGCTGCAAACCGTCGGCCTCAAGGAATCGCCGTCTACAAAGGTATCGACGATAGGTGTTGGCAAGCAGCAATTGGTTGAGATCGCCAAGGCGCTCTCCAAGGAGGTTAAGCTGCTCATTCTCGATGAACCGACTGCGGCCCTGAATGAGGATGATAGTGAGAACCTGCTGGAGCTGATTCTGGCGCTGAAGAAGCGGGGGATTTCCTCCATTATCATTTCACATAAATTGAACGAAATCGAGAAGGTAGCGGATTCTGTAACGATACTGCGTGACGGACAAACCATACAGACCCTGGATATGAAGCAAGATCAAGTCACGGAGGATGTCATTATTAAAGGCATGGTCGGTCGCGATCTGACCAATCGTTATCCAGACCGTACTCCGGATATCGGAGAGACCATTTTCGAGATCCGGGACTGGGAGGTTTATCATCCGACACAGCAGGACCGCAAGATGCTGGATAAGATAAATATGCATATCCGCCGCGGGGAAGTAGTCGGCATTGCTGGACTCATGGGTGCGGGACGAACGGAACTGGCGATGAGCGTGTTCGGGAGAGCTTACGGCAAGCGGATCAGTGGCCAAGTGTTCATGCATGGCAAAGAAGTTTTTTTGACGGATATCAATAAAGCAATAGAGAATGGGCTGGCCTATGTGACCGAAGATCGAAAGCAATATGGGCTGATTCTAATCGAGGATATCAAACGAAATATTTCCCTGAGTAATCTGAAGAAGCTTTCGCGTCACGGCATCATTAATGAGAATGAGGAAGTGCTGGTCGCGGAGGAATATCGGAAGAAGCTGAACATCAAGACACCAAGCATATTGCAAAAAACGGTGAATCTCAGCGGCGGAAATCAGCAAAAGGTTGTGCTCAGCAAATGGATCTATGCGCAGCCGGATATTCTCATCCTGGATGAACCGACACGGGGAATTGACGTGGGTGCCAAGTACGAGATCTATTCGATCATTAATAAGCTGGCGGCTGAAGGCAAGGGCGTACTTGTCATTTCCTCTGAGCTGCCCGAGATCATCGGCATGTGCGACCGGATCTACATGATGTGCGAAGGACGGATTACCGGTGAGGTGGAACGGCAGGATGCAACGCAGGAGACATTGATGAAATATATGACACGAAGCAGGGGGTAG
- a CDS encoding MarR family transcriptional regulator: protein MIKFHAASMVGKISDAANKLIISELEKHGLEGIVPSHGGILMFLYQQNGLSVKGLAEKINRTQPTVTVLVDKLEKLSYVKRVKSKEDSRVTLINLTDKGLQLEPVFREISDQLNNALYGGLNDTEKEQLELLLEKVLTRL from the coding sequence ATGATAAAATTTCATGCTGCCTCGATGGTTGGGAAAATTAGTGACGCCGCCAATAAATTGATTATTTCAGAGCTTGAAAAGCATGGTCTGGAGGGCATTGTCCCTTCTCATGGCGGTATTTTGATGTTCTTGTATCAACAAAACGGATTGTCCGTAAAGGGACTCGCTGAGAAAATCAACCGTACACAGCCGACTGTAACTGTTCTGGTGGATAAGCTCGAGAAATTAAGTTATGTAAAAAGAGTAAAGAGCAAGGAGGATAGCAGAGTTACACTGATCAATCTGACCGATAAAGGTCTCCAACTGGAGCCGGTATTTCGTGAGATATCAGATCAATTAAATAATGCCTTATATGGCGGACTAAATGACACAGAGAAAGAACAGCTGGAATTGCTGCTAGAAAAGGTTCTTACAAGGCTATAA
- a CDS encoding NAD(P)H-dependent oxidoreductase, with product MKHLIIYAHPNPESLNHSILETTVQALKNNGHEVVVRDLYALDFQPVLKPEDTANMRAGQTPQDIKTEQEFITQAEAITFIYPIWWTGLPAIVKGYIDRVFSYGFAYSAGEEGIIKLLNGKKGLIINTHGTPNAVYDNIGMTAGMKMTSDVGIFDFVGIESVGHLFLGSIGYLDEVAYKGMLKEVEDTIVELFPQQ from the coding sequence ATGAAACATCTAATTATCTATGCTCACCCAAACCCAGAGAGTTTAAACCATTCGATTTTGGAAACTACGGTGCAAGCTTTGAAGAATAACGGTCATGAGGTTGTTGTGCGCGATTTGTATGCTCTTGATTTCCAGCCTGTACTGAAGCCGGAGGATACGGCAAATATGAGAGCGGGTCAAACTCCGCAGGACATTAAGACTGAGCAAGAATTTATTACTCAAGCGGAGGCTATCACCTTCATTTATCCCATCTGGTGGACAGGACTTCCTGCTATTGTGAAGGGTTATATCGATCGTGTCTTCTCTTACGGTTTTGCTTATAGTGCTGGCGAAGAGGGAATTATAAAGCTTCTGAACGGCAAAAAAGGATTAATCATCAATACACATGGTACGCCTAACGCTGTTTACGATAACATTGGAATGACCGCAGGAATGAAAATGACATCTGACGTTGGTATTTTCGATTTTGTCGGTATTGAATCGGTAGGACATTTGTTCTTAGGCAGCATCGGATATCTCGATGAAGTAGCCTATAAAGGCATGTTGAAGGAAGTTGAAGACACAATTGTTGAACTATTCCCACAGCAATAA
- the chvE gene encoding multiple monosaccharide ABC transporter substrate-binding protein: MKKYSLMMLTLALVLILSACGNGNSSSGGSDGASGKVGIAMPTKSSERWVNDGNNMVKEFEKLGYSTDLQYAEDVVENQVSQIENMITKGVKAIVIASIDGEALTDVLQKAHDANVKIIAYDRLIKKSEYVDYYATFDNFKVGVLQGSYIEDKLGLKDGKGPFNIELFGGSPDDNNAYFFFDGAMSILKPYIDSGKLVVRSKQLTMDQVATLRWDGAAAQSRMDNLLSANYASDNLDAVLSPYDGISIGVLSSLKGIGYGSGDKKLPVVTGQDAELASVKSILAGEQTQTVFKDTRELAKKAVEMTESVLKGTKAEVNDTTTYDNGVKIVPSYLLQPVSVDATNVDKVLVDSGYYTKAELGE; the protein is encoded by the coding sequence ATGAAAAAATATTCATTAATGATGTTGACGTTGGCACTCGTACTCATTTTATCTGCTTGCGGTAATGGAAACAGTTCAAGTGGAGGCTCAGATGGAGCCAGTGGTAAGGTGGGTATCGCTATGCCGACGAAATCATCGGAACGTTGGGTGAATGACGGCAACAATATGGTGAAGGAATTTGAGAAGCTGGGATATAGTACAGACCTGCAATACGCTGAGGATGTCGTGGAGAATCAAGTTTCCCAAATCGAGAACATGATTACCAAAGGTGTGAAAGCGATTGTAATCGCTTCAATTGACGGTGAAGCACTGACGGATGTCCTGCAAAAAGCGCATGATGCCAACGTTAAGATTATCGCCTATGACCGTTTGATCAAAAAAAGTGAATATGTCGATTATTATGCGACATTTGATAACTTCAAGGTTGGCGTGCTGCAAGGCTCTTATATTGAAGACAAGCTTGGCCTGAAAGATGGCAAAGGACCTTTCAACATCGAGCTGTTCGGTGGTTCGCCGGATGACAATAATGCGTACTTCTTCTTCGATGGCGCGATGTCCATCCTGAAGCCTTACATTGATTCTGGCAAACTAGTAGTTCGCAGTAAACAGCTCACTATGGATCAAGTCGCCACTCTTCGTTGGGACGGCGCAGCAGCTCAATCGCGTATGGATAACCTGCTGAGTGCCAACTATGCCAGTGATAATCTGGATGCTGTGCTTTCTCCTTATGATGGCATCAGCATCGGGGTACTATCCTCTCTTAAAGGGATAGGTTACGGTTCTGGCGACAAGAAGCTGCCGGTTGTAACGGGTCAAGATGCCGAGCTTGCTTCTGTAAAGTCGATCCTCGCCGGAGAACAGACACAAACTGTGTTTAAGGATACGCGTGAGCTGGCTAAAAAAGCGGTTGAAATGACAGAGAGTGTACTCAAAGGAACAAAAGCTGAAGTGAATGATACGACAACCTATGACAACGGCGTAAAAATTGTACCTTCGTATTTGCTGCAACCTGTTTCTGTAGATGCAACTAATGTAGATAAGGTCCTTGTAGATAGTGGTTATTACACTAAAGCCGAGCTTGGTGAATAA
- the mmsB gene encoding multiple monosaccharide ABC transporter permease codes for MGAINELFKRNIRQYGMIIALIFISIFFQILTDGILLKPLNVTNLILQNSYILVLAIGMVLVIITGHIDLSVGSVAAFIGALSAIMMVKMDMNPVLAVILSLLMGAIVGAWQGFWVAYIKIPAFIVTLAGMLLFRGLTMIVLNGQSIAPFPKSFQKISSGFIPDIFGGSSQHLLTLILGILLSLVVIYQEFRTRRTTVKYGFEQGSVWLSVAKAAALVIIINLFTFVLAQYNGIPNILIILLVLIAMYSFVMNRMTMGRHIYALGGNEKAASLSGVKTKRVTFWVFVNMGVMAALCGLVFAARLNSATPKAGTNFELDAIAACFIGGASASGGIGTVVGAIIGGLVMGVMNNGMSLVGLGVDWQQGIKGLVLLLAVGFDIYNKSKTA; via the coding sequence ATGGGAGCCATTAACGAATTATTCAAAAGGAATATCCGCCAATACGGCATGATCATTGCCTTGATCTTTATCTCCATTTTCTTTCAGATTCTTACAGACGGTATTCTGCTGAAGCCACTTAACGTTACGAATCTTATTCTGCAGAATAGCTATATTCTTGTGCTGGCAATTGGTATGGTACTGGTCATTATTACCGGACATATCGACCTTTCGGTCGGCTCCGTAGCCGCCTTTATCGGCGCACTTTCAGCGATAATGATGGTGAAGATGGATATGAACCCGGTGCTGGCGGTCATTCTGTCTTTGCTCATGGGCGCAATTGTAGGCGCATGGCAGGGGTTCTGGGTAGCCTATATCAAAATACCTGCGTTCATCGTTACGCTAGCTGGAATGCTACTGTTTCGCGGGTTGACAATGATCGTACTGAACGGCCAATCCATCGCTCCTTTTCCTAAATCATTTCAAAAAATCAGTTCAGGTTTTATCCCGGATATATTCGGTGGAAGCTCACAGCATCTCCTAACACTGATACTTGGCATTCTTTTGTCTTTAGTTGTGATCTATCAAGAGTTCAGAACTCGTAGAACAACTGTAAAATACGGTTTTGAGCAGGGTTCCGTCTGGCTCTCTGTGGCCAAAGCCGCTGCGCTGGTGATCATCATTAATCTCTTTACCTTTGTGCTTGCCCAATATAACGGGATACCTAACATCCTAATTATTCTGCTCGTTCTGATAGCAATGTACTCCTTCGTCATGAACCGGATGACCATGGGCCGGCATATTTACGCACTGGGTGGCAATGAGAAGGCAGCTAGTCTATCCGGTGTCAAAACCAAACGAGTCACCTTCTGGGTATTCGTTAACATGGGTGTCATGGCTGCATTATGTGGCCTCGTCTTTGCTGCACGTCTGAATTCCGCAACGCCTAAAGCGGGTACTAACTTTGAACTCGATGCTATCGCCGCCTGCTTTATCGGTGGAGCATCCGCATCTGGTGGAATCGGAACGGTTGTCGGGGCCATTATCGGTGGTCTGGTTATGGGCGTAATGAACAACGGCATGTCGCTTGTTGGCCTTGGCGTAGATTGGCAGCAAGGGATCAAGGGACTTGTGCTGCTGCTGGCCGTTGGGTTTGATATTTATAACAAGTCGAAGACAGCTTAA
- a CDS encoding TraX family protein has protein sequence MQIMAMLTMLIDHIGYIFFPGELGWRYIGRIAFPIYCYALVQGHIHTSSKPRYLWRLLLIAVIAQVPYNLALDPGGLNVVFTLLLSAIVLVVLDKLPNPWLGAPIVIAVCVFMEYLPMDYNAYGLLLVLIFRYARSYWLVLAHFLLNEFYLFYNGWLVQMVSIVPTLLIVIIPVFWTYLERRRLPRWVWWSFYPAHLACLAAVKFLVFKEWVHIDWRSLINL, from the coding sequence ATGCAGATTATGGCTATGCTGACTATGCTTATCGACCACATAGGCTACATTTTCTTTCCGGGAGAGCTTGGCTGGCGATATATTGGGAGAATTGCTTTTCCAATCTACTGCTATGCGTTGGTGCAAGGGCATATACATACTTCCTCCAAGCCCAGATATTTATGGAGACTGCTGCTCATTGCTGTGATTGCCCAAGTTCCCTATAATCTGGCGTTGGACCCTGGCGGATTAAATGTCGTGTTCACGCTTCTATTATCGGCAATTGTGCTGGTAGTGTTGGATAAGTTGCCTAATCCGTGGCTGGGCGCGCCGATAGTGATTGCAGTCTGTGTATTCATGGAATATTTACCTATGGATTATAATGCTTATGGTCTGCTGCTGGTGCTGATATTCCGCTATGCCCGATCGTACTGGCTGGTGCTGGCCCATTTCCTGCTGAATGAATTCTATCTGTTCTATAACGGCTGGTTAGTCCAGATGGTCAGTATTGTTCCAACTCTGCTGATTGTCATCATACCTGTGTTCTGGACATATTTAGAACGACGGAGGCTCCCGCGGTGGGTATGGTGGTCCTTTTATCCGGCACATTTAGCCTGTTTGGCAGCTGTTAAGTTTCTGGTATTTAAGGAATGGGTACATATAGATTGGCGGAGCTTAATAAACCTGTAA
- a CDS encoding transposase produces the protein MINQKSSLDQLPPEMRPAFQELGVLKHLRNAGFKKTFGYTCSHLFMLVFVLLFHQKNWFRLLESAKGEAFPGKDAVYRFLNHSGFAWRRFLSSLSSDTVQRVETLTSVTRTSVFIVDDSMFERNRSKAVELLARFKDHATGAYYKGFRMLTLGWSDGHTFLPLDFALLSSVKAGLTGIHPGIDKRSSGYKRRKEALLSAPHLVSELLDRAITSGVSAAYVLMDSWFTHAPLIQRIIDRKLHVIGMVKNDNKRYLVHGQRVDLKGLYRAALRVEGKHRNLLRQIHTELVPGIPVVVVFVRHRSKKNEWLAILSTDLTLTAPEVIQIYALRWDIEVFFKCAKSLLRLQKEFQGRSYDLLISHTTIVFSRYILLAWQHRQSTDQRTLGGLFYLLCDEVGTLDWAVALQQLVELMNEIANQVGKKLSAMIKSQLQHWISALPSYIKAYLPISCCES, from the coding sequence ATGATAAATCAAAAGTCGTCCCTAGATCAACTCCCACCTGAAATGAGACCTGCTTTTCAAGAGCTCGGTGTGCTGAAGCATCTGAGGAATGCCGGGTTCAAAAAGACGTTTGGCTATACCTGTTCCCATCTGTTCATGCTCGTTTTTGTCTTGCTCTTTCATCAGAAGAATTGGTTTCGTCTGCTCGAAAGTGCCAAGGGTGAAGCCTTTCCTGGCAAAGATGCCGTCTATCGCTTTCTCAATCACAGCGGATTCGCTTGGCGGCGTTTCTTGTCTTCTCTAAGTAGTGACACTGTGCAGCGAGTCGAAACCTTGACCTCCGTCACGCGGACCTCCGTATTCATTGTGGATGATTCCATGTTTGAGCGGAATCGGAGCAAAGCTGTGGAATTGTTGGCTCGCTTTAAGGATCACGCGACGGGGGCTTACTATAAAGGCTTTCGCATGCTCACCTTGGGCTGGTCAGACGGTCATACGTTTCTCCCTTTGGACTTCGCCTTGCTGAGTTCCGTGAAGGCTGGACTCACCGGCATACATCCGGGAATCGACAAGCGATCCTCTGGATACAAACGCCGGAAAGAAGCTCTGCTTTCTGCTCCGCATCTGGTTTCTGAACTGCTGGATCGAGCCATTACTTCCGGGGTTTCTGCGGCTTACGTACTTATGGATAGCTGGTTCACGCATGCCCCCCTGATTCAGCGGATTATAGATCGCAAACTGCATGTGATTGGCATGGTGAAAAACGACAACAAGCGATATCTCGTTCACGGTCAACGGGTGGATCTTAAAGGTCTTTACCGAGCTGCTTTGCGCGTCGAAGGAAAGCACCGGAACCTCTTGCGTCAGATTCACACCGAACTTGTTCCTGGCATTCCAGTAGTCGTGGTCTTTGTTCGCCATCGCTCCAAGAAAAACGAGTGGCTCGCGATTCTATCGACGGATCTAACGCTGACGGCACCGGAAGTCATTCAAATCTACGCTCTTCGCTGGGACATCGAAGTCTTTTTCAAATGCGCTAAATCCTTGCTGCGCCTGCAAAAAGAGTTTCAAGGCCGCTCCTATGATTTGCTCATTAGCCATACAACGATTGTCTTTTCCCGCTATATTCTGCTGGCTTGGCAGCATCGACAAAGCACGGATCAGCGGACGCTCGGTGGACTCTTTTATTTGCTTTGCGATGAAGTCGGTACCTTGGACTGGGCCGTAGCATTACAACAATTGGTGGAATTGATGAACGAAATCGCCAATCAAGTCGGTAAGAAACTATCCGCTATGATTAAAAGTCAACTCCAGCACTGGATCTCTGCTTTGCCCAGCTACATCAAGGCTTATCTGCCGATTTCATGCTGCGAAAGTTGA
- a CDS encoding copper amine oxidase N-terminal domain-containing protein, with protein MRKIKARTKWFVPFIAILLILAGCQSVGGLDVNKVLLGDLDVKSSESSMNLSLNAVPAVGISAEDKEIVDLINSFSLDVSNMKLQDNGNISAKGTVGYKQLKLPFTFFMDKEALVFTVEGAKQPFYYPIQNAEDMVGIKGLDPAQTEAFSKQVTQFVVKNLLNPSVISVSSVNEAVYGQTMNLTKLHTEVTGDELPALLKGFLKSISKDSEGFTQLISGLYDYLYPVIQAEDVDLGELLGLGAGQIPLDNKEAVVTVLHDAAKMAVDTLLLVYDKQLDNLYESTPELKTVLSKDTKLQVDVFVDSGLHVRKQNIDLLVALPASEDLPLQSISFKAESQVWNIGGPVTADVISTDGALNISALQLTPGETLRNFEAGSDAHRLMKEEFGITKKSIEIAPDDDYYYPLVEGNTTYVPLRYLAEDLDATVEWDAVNHAINVTEDVYGDKLVFKVGSSVATINGTPVKLKQPVFVDEYGDAYVPLRLLAEALHATVEKDTDGWIYIERD; from the coding sequence ATGAGGAAGATTAAAGCAAGAACAAAGTGGTTCGTTCCCTTCATCGCAATCCTGCTGATTCTGGCTGGCTGTCAATCCGTTGGAGGATTAGACGTCAACAAAGTATTGCTCGGAGATTTAGACGTGAAGTCTTCTGAGTCCAGCATGAACCTTTCCTTAAATGCTGTCCCTGCTGTAGGGATAAGTGCGGAAGACAAGGAAATAGTAGACCTTATTAATTCTTTCTCCTTAGATGTAAGCAATATGAAGCTGCAGGATAACGGCAATATTTCTGCCAAAGGTACTGTCGGCTACAAACAATTGAAGCTTCCCTTTACTTTTTTTATGGATAAGGAAGCTCTAGTGTTTACGGTTGAAGGAGCCAAACAGCCCTTTTACTACCCGATCCAGAATGCTGAAGATATGGTGGGTATAAAAGGACTTGATCCTGCCCAAACAGAAGCATTTTCCAAGCAAGTTACCCAGTTCGTGGTCAAGAATCTGCTTAATCCAAGTGTGATTAGCGTTTCCTCCGTGAATGAGGCTGTTTATGGTCAGACTATGAACCTTACAAAGCTACATACTGAGGTGACTGGTGATGAGCTTCCGGCATTGTTAAAGGGATTCCTCAAATCCATCTCGAAGGATTCCGAAGGCTTTACTCAACTAATCAGTGGTCTTTATGACTACCTCTATCCTGTGATTCAGGCAGAAGATGTTGATCTGGGTGAATTGCTTGGGTTGGGTGCGGGCCAAATCCCTCTAGACAATAAAGAGGCGGTTGTAACTGTTCTGCATGATGCTGCCAAGATGGCTGTTGATACCTTGCTTCTAGTGTACGACAAACAGCTGGATAATCTGTACGAATCTACACCTGAGCTTAAGACAGTACTTAGCAAAGATACAAAACTGCAAGTAGATGTATTCGTGGATAGTGGACTTCATGTACGTAAACAGAATATTGATCTGTTAGTGGCGCTTCCAGCGAGTGAGGATCTGCCCTTGCAAAGTATCTCGTTTAAAGCAGAGAGTCAGGTCTGGAATATTGGTGGGCCGGTAACAGCTGATGTTATCAGCACCGACGGTGCACTTAACATTTCTGCATTACAGCTTACACCGGGTGAGACTTTAAGAAACTTTGAAGCAGGCTCGGATGCACATCGCTTAATGAAAGAAGAGTTCGGTATTACGAAGAAATCAATCGAGATTGCTCCTGACGACGATTATTATTATCCGCTTGTCGAGGGCAACACGACTTATGTGCCACTGCGGTATTTAGCAGAAGATTTGGATGCAACTGTAGAGTGGGATGCAGTGAACCATGCGATTAATGTTACCGAGGATGTGTATGGTGACAAGCTGGTATTCAAAGTTGGTTCCTCCGTGGCTACCATTAACGGAACTCCAGTGAAGCTTAAACAACCGGTATTCGTTGACGAATACGGAGATGCCTACGTTCCACTTCGCCTGTTGGCAGAAGCACTTCATGCGACTGTGGAGAAGGATACAGATGGCTGGATTTATATTGAACGTGATTAG
- a CDS encoding metallophosphoesterase → MKNKTTIFAVLLLLSLSLVISGCKVTNSSLLNSVKSEGNDKDPVSFWVASDVHYLDKGLQDGGQAFQTYVTGGDGKMLPYSDEIAESLVRDVEQQKPKFIILSGDLTNNGEKSSHEKLTAKLKRIEQLGTSVYVIPGNHDVFNPWARSFKGDKQIIADSITDKDFTDLYSDFGYNEALSRDKETLSYVVKAAPGLMLLMIDSSQYNNNQKYGFPQTDGRVAASTLSWIDECVKLAAKEHASVITVFHHNLLDHTSLSIAGFKLNNSQETLKVLRKHGLNLVLSGHVHLQDIRRDPAVGKEDSSSPPLTPVYDIATSALAVNPHQYGAMTFDPLTRTVNYHTATINVEDWAKVNGSTDPNLLNFKTYAEQTFATSSYNKAMTSLKDSKFTAAEKQSMATVMSKLNVQYFAGTAGSASADIKALPGFKLWESATDNFLSGYVSSMAADKELSNVSLQVVLTTQ, encoded by the coding sequence TTGAAGAATAAAACAACTATTTTTGCGGTATTACTCTTACTTTCCTTGAGCCTGGTTATTAGTGGCTGTAAAGTCACAAATTCTTCTCTTTTAAATTCAGTGAAATCTGAAGGGAACGACAAAGATCCCGTATCCTTCTGGGTGGCTTCCGATGTTCATTATCTGGATAAAGGACTCCAGGATGGTGGACAGGCTTTTCAGACCTATGTCACAGGTGGTGATGGTAAGATGCTGCCCTACAGTGATGAAATCGCCGAATCCTTGGTGAGGGACGTCGAGCAGCAGAAACCCAAGTTCATTATCCTTAGTGGAGATCTAACGAACAATGGTGAAAAAAGCAGCCACGAGAAATTAACAGCTAAGCTGAAGCGAATTGAGCAGCTAGGAACCTCTGTCTATGTAATTCCAGGAAATCATGACGTGTTTAACCCTTGGGCAAGATCTTTTAAGGGGGACAAGCAGATCATTGCCGATTCCATAACCGATAAGGACTTTACTGATCTCTATAGCGATTTCGGCTATAATGAAGCCCTTTCCCGTGACAAGGAAACGCTCAGCTATGTCGTTAAAGCCGCCCCTGGGTTAATGCTGCTCATGATTGACAGCAGTCAATATAATAACAACCAGAAGTACGGATTTCCACAAACGGATGGGCGGGTGGCCGCCTCCACGCTCTCGTGGATTGATGAATGTGTGAAACTTGCAGCCAAGGAACATGCCTCTGTGATTACGGTCTTCCACCACAATCTGCTGGATCACACTTCTTTGTCCATCGCCGGCTTTAAGCTCAATAACAGTCAAGAAACCCTGAAGGTTCTGCGCAAGCATGGACTGAATTTAGTCCTGTCAGGACATGTTCATTTGCAAGATATCCGCCGAGATCCGGCTGTGGGTAAGGAAGACTCTTCTTCTCCTCCGCTAACTCCGGTATATGATATCGCGACCAGTGCGTTGGCTGTGAATCCACATCAATATGGAGCCATGACGTTTGACCCGCTCACCAGAACTGTGAATTACCACACGGCTACAATCAATGTCGAGGACTGGGCTAAGGTTAACGGGAGCACTGATCCTAACCTTTTAAACTTTAAAACTTATGCCGAACAAACCTTTGCAACCAGCTCCTACAACAAGGCTATGACAAGTCTCAAGGACAGTAAGTTCACTGCGGCGGAGAAGCAGTCGATGGCAACGGTGATGTCCAAGCTGAATGTGCAGTATTTTGCCGGGACAGCCGGAAGTGCTTCCGCTGACATTAAAGCACTGCCAGGCTTCAAGCTATGGGAGAGTGCAACGGATAATTTCCTGTCCGGCTATGTGAGTAGTATGGCTGCTGATAAGGAACTTAGCAATGTGTCATTGCAGGTTGTTTTGACCACACAGTAA